In Hasllibacter sp. MH4015, the following proteins share a genomic window:
- a CDS encoding DMT family transporter produces MDLRAVAMGLTFALIWSSAFTSARIIVEAAPPLFSLSARFAISGVIGIGIALALGQTFRLTRNQWRAVVVFGICQNAIYLGLNFVAMQWIEASLAAIIASTMPLLVALANWTIFREKLPILGVLGLVAGFTGVAIIMAQRFGGGADPLGIALCLIAAVALAAATLTVKSASSDGGNVLMIVGLQMLVGSAALLPPALMLETLAVDWTTPFILAFIYTTLMPGLAATLIWFLLVGRIGPTRAATYHFLNPVFGVAIAFALLNEALGWSDALGVAIIAGGILAVQRARIKS; encoded by the coding sequence ATGGATTTACGCGCCGTCGCCATGGGCCTGACCTTCGCCCTGATCTGGTCGTCGGCCTTCACCTCTGCCCGGATCATCGTGGAGGCCGCGCCGCCGCTCTTCTCTCTCTCCGCGCGCTTCGCGATCTCAGGTGTCATCGGCATAGGCATCGCTTTGGCCCTTGGCCAGACCTTCCGCCTGACCCGCAACCAATGGCGCGCCGTCGTGGTGTTCGGGATCTGCCAGAACGCCATCTACCTCGGCCTGAACTTCGTCGCGATGCAATGGATCGAGGCGTCGCTGGCCGCGATCATCGCCTCGACCATGCCGCTTCTGGTGGCGCTGGCGAACTGGACAATCTTTCGCGAGAAGCTGCCGATCCTCGGCGTCCTCGGCCTTGTGGCGGGGTTTACCGGGGTCGCGATCATCATGGCGCAACGCTTCGGCGGTGGGGCGGACCCGCTTGGCATTGCGTTGTGCCTGATCGCCGCCGTGGCATTGGCCGCCGCGACCCTGACCGTCAAAAGCGCGTCATCCGACGGGGGCAACGTGCTGATGATCGTGGGGTTGCAGATGCTGGTGGGCTCCGCCGCGCTGCTGCCGCCTGCCCTGATGCTTGAGACGCTGGCCGTCGATTGGACCACGCCGTTCATCCTCGCGTTCATCTATACCACCCTGATGCCCGGGCTTGCGGCGACGTTGATCTGGTTTCTTCTGGTGGGCCGCATCGGGCCGACACGGGCGGCGACCTACCATTTCCTCAACCCCGTCTTCGGCGTCGCTATCGCCTTCGCGCTGTTGAATGAGGCGCTGGGGTGGAGCGACGCGCTGGGTGTTGCGATCATCGCGGGCGGGATTCTTGCGGTGCAGCGCGCACGGATCAAAAGCTGA
- a CDS encoding cytochrome c biogenesis CcdA family protein, whose protein sequence is MEFLLAYAAGLLTLINPCVLPVLPIVLAGSLQSSRYGPLALAGGMGLAFVTIGFGVIAAGHLVGLREETVSQAGAILMMVFGAVLLVPQLSARFATATGGIAARADDGMREMSTDGWQGQFLGGLLLGAVWSPCVGPVLGSAISLASQGEELVRAFLIMVAFAFGIGTVIIALGYGARAAMQKRMGTLRKFAAASRPVLGIVFFLVGLAIYMRWHLVAEIWILDRMPIWLQDLSVSL, encoded by the coding sequence ATGGAATTTCTGCTTGCCTATGCTGCGGGGCTCTTGACCCTCATCAACCCCTGCGTCCTGCCGGTCTTGCCGATCGTTCTGGCGGGCTCCCTCCAATCCAGCCGGTACGGTCCTCTGGCGCTTGCCGGTGGGATGGGACTGGCCTTTGTCACCATCGGGTTCGGGGTGATCGCCGCGGGCCATCTTGTGGGCCTGCGCGAGGAAACCGTCAGCCAGGCGGGCGCGATCCTGATGATGGTGTTCGGTGCGGTCCTGCTGGTTCCGCAATTGTCCGCCCGGTTCGCCACGGCGACCGGCGGAATTGCCGCGCGTGCCGATGACGGAATGCGCGAGATGTCGACGGACGGCTGGCAGGGGCAGTTCCTGGGCGGCCTGCTTCTGGGCGCGGTCTGGAGCCCCTGCGTCGGCCCTGTCCTCGGCTCCGCCATCTCGCTCGCGTCACAGGGGGAGGAGCTGGTGCGCGCCTTCCTCATCATGGTCGCGTTCGCGTTCGGCATCGGCACCGTCATCATCGCCCTTGGCTACGGCGCGCGGGCGGCGATGCAGAAACGCATGGGAACCTTGCGCAAATTCGCCGCCGCGTCCCGCCCCGTTCTCGGGATCGTGTTTTTCCTTGTCGGCCTGGCGATCTATATGCGTTGGCATCTGGTCGCCGAAATCTGGATCCTCGATCGTATGCCGATCTGGCTTCAGGATCTGTCCGTATCACTTTGA
- the aroC gene encoding chorismate synthase, translating into MSMNSYGHLFRVTTWGESHGPALGATVDGCPPGVPIDAAEIQHWLDRRKPGQNKYTTQRREADEVEVLSGVFEGQSTGTPIQLMIRNTDQRSKDYGDIAEKFRPGHADITYWQKYGIRDYRGGGRSSARETAARVAAGGVARAALAQMLPNLRITGYMVQMGPHAIDRDRFDLAEVENNPFWVPDTQAAQDWADYLDALRKSGDSVGAVIELRASGLPAGLGAPIYGKLDTDLAAAMMSINAVKGVEIGDGMAAAALTGSANADEIHMGADGPEYSSNHAGGILGGISTGQDVVVRFAVKPTSSILTPRATITKSGEPTQIVTKGRHDPCVGIRAVPVGEAMMACVLLDHILLHRGQIGENRGAIG; encoded by the coding sequence ATGAGCATGAATTCCTACGGTCACTTGTTCCGCGTCACCACCTGGGGCGAAAGCCACGGTCCCGCTTTGGGCGCGACGGTGGATGGTTGCCCGCCCGGCGTGCCGATTGACGCGGCAGAGATCCAGCATTGGCTGGACCGCCGCAAGCCCGGCCAGAACAAGTATACGACCCAGCGGCGCGAAGCCGATGAGGTTGAGGTCCTGTCGGGCGTCTTCGAAGGGCAAAGCACCGGCACGCCGATCCAGCTGATGATCCGCAACACCGATCAGCGGTCCAAGGATTACGGCGACATCGCCGAGAAGTTCCGCCCCGGCCATGCCGATATCACCTATTGGCAAAAATACGGTATCCGCGATTATCGGGGCGGGGGCCGATCCAGCGCGCGGGAAACGGCGGCGCGGGTCGCTGCCGGTGGCGTGGCGCGGGCGGCCTTGGCGCAGATGCTGCCGAATCTGCGGATCACGGGCTACATGGTCCAGATGGGGCCCCACGCCATCGACCGTGACCGCTTCGATCTGGCCGAGGTGGAGAATAATCCCTTCTGGGTCCCGGACACGCAGGCCGCGCAAGATTGGGCCGACTACCTTGATGCGCTGCGGAAATCCGGCGACAGCGTCGGTGCGGTGATAGAGCTGCGCGCTTCGGGCCTTCCCGCCGGTCTTGGTGCGCCGATCTATGGCAAGCTCGATACGGATCTGGCTGCCGCAATGATGTCCATCAACGCCGTGAAGGGGGTGGAGATCGGGGACGGCATGGCCGCCGCGGCCCTCACCGGGTCGGCCAATGCCGATGAGATTCACATGGGCGCGGACGGTCCGGAATACTCGTCCAACCACGCGGGCGGTATCCTTGGCGGTATCTCCACGGGGCAGGACGTGGTGGTGCGGTTTGCGGTCAAGCCGACCTCTTCCATCCTCACGCCACGGGCCACGATCACCAAGTCGGGCGAGCCGACGCAGATCGTAACCAAGGGTCGCCACGACCCCTGCGTTGGCATCCGGGCCGTGCCCGTGGGGGAGGCGATGATGGCCTGCGTTCTGCTCGACCACATCTTGCTCCACCGCGGGCAGATCGGCGAAAATCGCGGCGCGATAGGGTAA
- a CDS encoding HU family DNA-binding protein → MATKPMTKTQLVAALADEMGTDKKAAGAALDAVTAVVTKEVSNGGAVTLPGIGKVYCRERPERMVRNPATGEQIKKEADKQVKVTVAKALKDSVNG, encoded by the coding sequence ATGGCAACCAAACCCATGACCAAAACGCAACTCGTCGCCGCTCTGGCCGATGAGATGGGCACTGACAAGAAAGCTGCCGGTGCAGCACTCGACGCCGTGACGGCCGTCGTCACCAAGGAAGTGTCCAACGGCGGCGCCGTGACCCTTCCCGGCATCGGCAAGGTCTATTGCCGCGAGCGTCCCGAGCGCATGGTTCGCAACCCCGCCACGGGCGAGCAGATCAAGAAAGAGGCCGACAAGCAGGTGAAGGTCACCGTTGCCAAGGCACTCAAGGACAGCGTGAACGGCTGA
- a CDS encoding AMP nucleosidase: protein MTTHPTLHVETPDHGEPVAFTDAAGAVAHLQKLYTEASEFLCTRFAETLTSGAPVGTRYRAFYPEIRLRTTSFAGVDSRLSFGHVSEPGTYATTITRPDLFENYLIQQIGLLLKNHSVQVSIGPSLTPMPVHFAVANDTAITVPQEGAGDFTLRDVFDVPDLATTNDDIVNGTGFTYEDGAMPLAAFTAQRIDYSLARLAHYTATDPSHFQNHVLFTNYQFYVDEFEAYARTRLADADSGYSSFVATGNVEITDSETAITPPVKMPQMPTYHLKRADGSGITLVNIGVGPSNAKTATDHIAVLRPHAWVMVGHCAGLRNSQRLGDFVLAHAYLREDKVLDDDLPVWVPVPALAEIQVALETAVANVTELEGYELKRIMRTGTVASFDNRNWELRDQTGPVQRLSQSRAVALDMESATIAANGFRFRVPYGTLLCVSDKPLHGELKLPGMASDFYKSQVSRHLLIGIRAMEHLQKMPLERLHSRKLRSFEETAFL from the coding sequence ATGACCACGCACCCAACCCTTCACGTCGAAACGCCCGATCACGGTGAACCCGTGGCCTTCACCGATGCCGCAGGGGCCGTCGCGCATCTGCAAAAGCTCTATACCGAAGCCTCGGAATTTCTCTGTACCCGTTTCGCGGAAACCCTGACGTCGGGCGCGCCCGTTGGCACGCGGTACCGGGCCTTTTATCCGGAGATCCGGCTGCGCACGACATCCTTTGCGGGCGTCGACAGCCGGTTGAGCTTCGGGCACGTGTCGGAGCCGGGCACCTATGCCACGACCATCACGCGGCCCGATCTTTTCGAGAATTACCTGATCCAGCAGATCGGCCTTTTGCTGAAGAACCATTCCGTGCAGGTAAGTATCGGACCCTCTCTCACGCCGATGCCGGTGCATTTCGCCGTGGCCAACGACACCGCGATCACGGTGCCGCAGGAAGGTGCGGGCGATTTTACCCTGCGCGACGTGTTCGATGTGCCGGACCTTGCCACCACGAACGATGACATCGTGAACGGCACGGGGTTCACCTATGAAGACGGCGCGATGCCGTTGGCCGCGTTCACCGCGCAACGGATCGACTATTCCCTGGCCCGTCTGGCCCATTACACCGCCACCGACCCCAGCCATTTCCAGAACCACGTCCTGTTCACCAATTACCAATTCTACGTAGACGAATTCGAAGCCTATGCGCGGACCAGATTGGCCGACGCGGACAGCGGCTATTCCAGCTTCGTGGCGACCGGGAACGTGGAGATCACGGATTCCGAAACGGCGATCACCCCGCCGGTGAAGATGCCGCAAATGCCGACCTATCACCTGAAACGGGCGGACGGGTCTGGGATCACGCTGGTCAATATCGGCGTCGGTCCGTCGAACGCGAAGACCGCGACCGATCACATCGCCGTCCTGCGTCCCCATGCGTGGGTGATGGTGGGCCATTGTGCGGGCCTTCGCAATTCGCAGCGCCTTGGAGATTTCGTGCTCGCCCATGCCTACCTGCGCGAGGACAAGGTGCTGGACGACGACTTGCCGGTCTGGGTGCCGGTCCCGGCCCTGGCGGAGATCCAGGTCGCGCTGGAAACCGCCGTGGCCAACGTGACGGAGCTGGAAGGCTACGAGCTGAAGCGGATCATGCGAACGGGCACGGTCGCCAGTTTCGACAACCGCAATTGGGAGCTTCGCGACCAGACCGGCCCGGTGCAGCGCCTGTCGCAATCGCGTGCCGTGGCACTGGACATGGAAAGCGCCACGATCGCGGCCAACGGTTTCCGCTTCCGGGTGCCCTACGGGACGTTGCTTTGCGTGTCGGACAAGCCGCTGCACGGCGAATTGAAGCTGCCCGGCATGGCGTCCGACTTCTACAAAAGCCAGGTTTCACGCCATTTGCTGATCGGAATCCGCGCGATGGAGCACCTTCAGAAAATGCCGCTGGAACGCCTTCACAGCCGGAAATTGCGCTCGTTCGAGGAAACTGCCTTCCTTTGA
- a CDS encoding thioredoxin family protein yields MNRRSLLAAAAAITLAPFAAHSNMIDYTPGAAEQAINAGETVFLDFAADWCSTCRSQERTINALLGDNPAYGEAITFYRVDWDDYGRGDLATQLNIPRRSTLVLFRDGREVGRIVAGTREADIRALLEAGL; encoded by the coding sequence ATGAACCGTCGCAGTCTACTTGCCGCCGCCGCAGCAATCACGCTGGCGCCCTTCGCCGCCCACTCCAACATGATCGATTACACGCCCGGCGCGGCGGAGCAGGCGATCAACGCCGGTGAGACCGTGTTCCTCGATTTCGCAGCGGATTGGTGTTCAACCTGCCGGTCGCAGGAACGCACGATCAACGCACTTCTGGGCGATAACCCGGCCTATGGGGAGGCCATCACCTTCTACCGGGTGGACTGGGACGATTACGGGCGCGGCGATCTGGCGACGCAGCTCAACATCCCGCGCCGCTCCACGCTCGTCCTGTTCCGCGACGGACGCGAGGTGGGTCGCATCGTGGCCGGCACGCGGGAGGCTGATATCCGCGCGTTGCTTGAAGCGGGGCTTTGA